A single window of Gossypium hirsutum isolate 1008001.06 chromosome A10, Gossypium_hirsutum_v2.1, whole genome shotgun sequence DNA harbors:
- the LOC107896572 gene encoding rhodanese-like domain-containing protein 7 — protein MMLRCGSPLLLALRMLSSSSPSSSSLFFSNPKLYHLNSSPQPLFVLPFNSPLSGFCASSHPQRMTLSMCFSATTGADPIPTSDPHPPQSSDSQSLVVVSFYKFADFPDHADLRKPLRQLCQDLYVSGGIILAREGINGSICGTRESVERVLMFIQTDDRLKGLRQIESPVSPEQEAIHHGHSSSSPLAAGEDAPFRWDHVRVKLKKEIVTLGMPDVSPIEKVGKYVSPGDWNALISDPDTVVIDVRNNYETRIGMFKGAVDPCTTAFRDFPSWVEEQFQPDAANVEHAEMEKERSNESINEDAEISKPKMPKRVAMYCTGGIRCEKATSFMLSKGFEEVYHLKGGILKYLEEIPKTESLWEGECFVFDKRVAVEHGLIQGNFKLCYGCKQPVSDADMEAPEWEYGVSCPYCYSTKSEEEKERARARQRQFEAWGIIGGPDKGRRPAAKADSIKSDQIQTNDSASA, from the exons ATGATGCTAAGGTGTGGATCACCTCTATTGCTGGCCCTGAGGATGCTATCTTCATCCTCACCATCATCATCTTCTCTATTTTTCTCAAACCCTAAACTTTACCACCTTAATTCTTCTCCTCAACCCTTGTTTGTTCTACCCTTCAACTCTCCTCTCTCTGGTTTTTGCGCTTCCTCTCACCCTCAGAGGATGACACTGTCCATGTGCTTCTCTGCCACCACGGGTGCTGATCCCATTCCCACTTCAGATCCGCACCCACCGCAGTCATCCGACTCTCAATCACTCGTGGTCGTTTCCTTCTATAAGTTTGCTGATTTCCCAGACCATGCTGATTTGCGCAAGCCCTTGAGGCAACTCTGCCAGGACCTG TATGTTTCAGGTGGTATCATTCTAGCTCGTGAAGGGATTAATGGCAGCATTTGTGGTACACGAGAATCAGTGGAAAGAGTCCTTATGTTCATCCAAACCGATGACCGTCTAAAGGGGTTGAGGCAGATAGAGTCCCCGGTTAGTCCTGAGCAGGAAGCTATCCATCATGGACATTCTAGTAGCTCTCCTCTTGCAGCAGGTGAGGACGCACCCTTTCGATGGGACCATGTGCGAGTAAAGTTGAAGAAAGAG ATTGTTACTCTTGGAATGCCAGATGTATCTCCGATTGAAAAGGTTGGAAAGTATGTTAGTCCAGGGGATTGGAATGCTTTAATCAGTGATCCAGATACT GTGGTAATTGACGTTCGCAATAACTATGAAACTAGAATTGGGATGTTCAAAGGAGCAGTTGATCCATGCACGACAGCATTCCGTGATTTCCCATCTTGGGTGGAGGAACAGTTCCAACCTGATGCTGCAAACGTAGAGCATGCAGAAATGGAGAAGGAAAGATCAAATGAAAGCATCAATGAAGATGCAGAGATTTCAAAACCAAAAATGCCAAAGAGGGTTGCAATGTACTGCACGGGAGGTATTCGATGTGAGAAAGCGACAAGTTTTATGCTCAGCAAAGGTTTCGAGGAG GTCTATCATCTGAAAGGTGGGATTTTGAAGTACCTAGAGGAAATCCCGAAAACGGAGAGCCTGTGGGAGGGCGAGTGCTTCGTGTTTGACAAGCGAGTTGCTGTCGAGCATGGTCTTATACAAGGAAATTTCAAGCTTTGCTATGGGTGTAAGCAGCCTGTTAGTGATGCAGATATGGAAGCACCAGAGTGGGAGTATGGGGTTTCATGTCCCTATTGTTACTCAACGAAGTctgaagaagagaaagaaagggCAAGGGCACGACAGAGACAGTTTGAGGCCTGGGGAATTATCGGCGGTCCTGATAAGGGTCGGAGACCAGCAGCCAAGGCAGATAGTATAAAGAGTGACCAAATCCAAACCAATGATTCAGCTTCAGCTTAG